Proteins from a genomic interval of Rosa chinensis cultivar Old Blush chromosome 2, RchiOBHm-V2, whole genome shotgun sequence:
- the LOC112183447 gene encoding uncharacterized protein LOC112183447 isoform X2 has product MYKLTALLVLLCTASHTSLSAPTDGLLPNGNFEYGPKPSQMKGTVVTAHNAIPNWETSGHIEYIKSGHKQGDMLLVVPEGGSAIRLGNDASIKQKIKVTNGGFYSITFSAAHTCAQEETVNISVNPNIEKQDFGIIPVQTTYSNTGWDSYSWGFKAFADEIEVTIHNPGVEKDPACGPLIDSVALKVMEIPQRTRANLLKNGNFEEGPYLFPSTSWGVLIPPHIEDDHSPLPGWIIESLKAVKYIDSNHYTVPEGRRAIELVAGKESELTQVVFTKPGRRYALTFFVGDSNNGCQGSLVVEAFAGKDTVKVPYESKGEGGFKKARLLFTAVSPRTRIMFLSTFYTMSSDHSGSLCGPVIDDIKLLIIRGRRV; this is encoded by the exons GTCTATTACCGAATGGCAACTTCGAGTATGGCCCTAAACCGTCACAAATGAAAGGCACGGTGGTAACAGCCCACAATGCCATTCCCAACTGGGAAACCTCAGGCCATATTGAATACATAAAATCCGGCCACAAGCAAGGCGACATGTTGCTGGTGGTCCCCGAGGGTGGCTCCGCCATCAGGCTTGGAAACGACGCCTCGATCAAGCAGAAGATCAAGGTGACCAATGGCGGCTTCTACTCCATAACGTTCAGTGCGGCCCATACGTGTGCACAAGAGGAGACAGTGAACATTTCAGTCAATCCCAACATTGAGAAACAAGACTTTGGCATAATTCCGGTTCAGACCACGTACAGCAACACTGGTTGGGATTCATATTCTTGGGGCTTTAAAGCTTTTGCTGATGAGATTGAGGTAACCATCCATAACCCGGGGGTGGAGAAGGATCCAGCTTGTGGCCCGCTAATCGATTCGGTTGCTTTGAAGGTCATGGAGATTCCTCAGCGTACTAGAG CCAACTTGTTGAAGAATGGCAACTTCGAAGAAGGACCTTATTTGTTTCCCAGCACATCATGGGGTGTCCTCATCCCACCGCACATCGAAGACGACCACAGTCCACTACCAGGCTGGATCATCGAATCCCTCAAGGCCGTTAAATACATCGACTCCAATCACTACACCGTCCCCGAAGGTCGAAGGGCCATCGAGCTCGTCGCCGGAAAAGAGAGCGAATTGACCCAGGTGGTCTTCACCAAGCCCGGCAGGCGCTACGCTCTCACATTCTTCGTTGGCGACAGCAACAACGGCTGCCAAGGCTCCCTCGTTGTCGAGGCATTTGCCGGCAAGGACACGGTGAAGGTTCCTTACGAGTCCAAAGGCGAAGGAGGGTTCAAGAAGGCCAGGCTCCTCTTCACCGCCGTGTCGCCGCGCACACGTATCATGTTTCTGAGCACGTTCTATACCATGTCGAGCGATCACTCCGGCTCTCTGTGTGGTCCGGTGATCGATGATATCAAGTTGCTCATCATTCGCGGACGACGTGTTTGA
- the LOC112183447 gene encoding uncharacterized protein LOC112183447 isoform X3, producing MYKLTALLVLLCAGCHTSLSAPTDGLLPNGNFEYGPKPSQMKGTVVTAHNAIPNWETSGHIEYIKSGHKQGDMLLVVPEGGSAIRLGNDASIKQKIKVTNGGFYSITFSAAHTCAQEETVNISVNPNIEKQDFGIIPVQTTYSNTGWDSYSWGFKAFADEIEVTIHNPGVEKDPACGPLIDSVALKVMEIPQRTRANLLKNGNFEEGPYLFPSTSWGVLIPPHIEDDHSPLPGWIIESLKAVKYIDSNHYTVPEGRRAIELVAGKESELTQVVFTKPGRRYALTFFVGDSNNGCQGSLVVEAFAGKDTVKVPYESKGEGGFKKARLLFTAVSPRTRIMFLSTFYTMSSDHSGSLCGPVIDDIKLLIIRGRRV from the exons ATGTACAAACTCACTGCGCTATTGGTGCTACTATGCGCTGGTTGCCACACAAGTTTATCTGCTCCTACTGATG GTCTATTACCGAATGGCAACTTCGAGTATGGCCCTAAACCGTCACAAATGAAAGGCACGGTGGTAACAGCCCACAATGCCATTCCCAACTGGGAAACCTCAGGCCATATTGAATACATAAAATCCGGCCACAAGCAAGGCGACATGTTGCTGGTGGTCCCCGAGGGTGGCTCCGCCATCAGGCTTGGAAACGACGCCTCGATCAAGCAGAAGATCAAGGTGACCAATGGCGGCTTCTACTCCATAACGTTCAGTGCGGCCCATACGTGTGCACAAGAGGAGACAGTGAACATTTCAGTCAATCCCAACATTGAGAAACAAGACTTTGGCATAATTCCGGTTCAGACCACGTACAGCAACACTGGTTGGGATTCATATTCTTGGGGCTTTAAAGCTTTTGCTGATGAGATTGAGGTAACCATCCATAACCCGGGGGTGGAGAAGGATCCAGCTTGTGGCCCGCTAATCGATTCGGTTGCTTTGAAGGTCATGGAGATTCCTCAGCGTACTAGAG CCAACTTGTTGAAGAATGGCAACTTCGAAGAAGGACCTTATTTGTTTCCCAGCACATCATGGGGTGTCCTCATCCCACCGCACATCGAAGACGACCACAGTCCACTACCAGGCTGGATCATCGAATCCCTCAAGGCCGTTAAATACATCGACTCCAATCACTACACCGTCCCCGAAGGTCGAAGGGCCATCGAGCTCGTCGCCGGAAAAGAGAGCGAATTGACCCAGGTGGTCTTCACCAAGCCCGGCAGGCGCTACGCTCTCACATTCTTCGTTGGCGACAGCAACAACGGCTGCCAAGGCTCCCTCGTTGTCGAGGCATTTGCCGGCAAGGACACGGTGAAGGTTCCTTACGAGTCCAAAGGCGAAGGAGGGTTCAAGAAGGCCAGGCTCCTCTTCACCGCCGTGTCGCCGCGCACACGTATCATGTTTCTGAGCACGTTCTATACCATGTCGAGCGATCACTCCGGCTCTCTGTGTGGTCCGGTGATCGATGATATCAAGTTGCTCATCATTCGCGGACGACGTGTTTGA